The sequence GTATGCAAGGATACGATGTACTGTGGCTACCTGGAATGGACCATGCCGGTATTGCTACACAAGCTAAAGTGGAAGCAAAGTTAAAAGAACAAGGTACATCTCGATATGACCTAGGTCGTGAAGGATTCCTTCAACAAGCATGGGATTGGAAAGAAGAATATGCTGATTTCATTCGTCAACAATGGGAAAAGCTTGGATTAGGATTAGACTATTCACGTGAACGTTTTACTCTAGATAACGGATTATCTAATGCCGTACGCGAAGTGTTTGTAACATTGTATGAAAAAGGGCTAATCTATCGCGGTGAATACATTATCAACTGGGATCCTGCTACCCAAACAGCTCTTTCTGATATTGAAGTAATCTATGATGATGTTCAAGGTCATTTCTATCACATGAAGTATCCGTTAGTGGATGGATCGGATGAGATTGAGATTGCTACTACTCGTCCAGAGACGATGCTTGGTGATACAGCTGTAGCTGTCCATCCAGAAGATGATCGTTACAAGCACCTTATTGGCAAGAAGGTTAAACTTCCTATCGTTGGACGTGAAATCGAAATTGTAGCCGATGATTATGTTGATATGGAATTTGGAAGTGGTGCAGTTAAGATTACCCCAGCCCATGACCCTAATGACTTTGAAATCGGAAATCGTCATAATTTAGAGCGCGTACTTGTTATGAATGAAGATGGTTCAATGAATGAGAACGCTGGTAAATATCAAGGCATGGATCGATTCGCTTGTCGTAAGCAACTAGTTAAAGATCTTCAGGAAGATGGTGTTCTATTTAACATTGAAGAACATATGCACTCTGTTGGTCATTCCGAGAGAAGTGGAGCGGTTGTCGAACCTTATCTTTCCACACAATGGTTTGTGAATATGCAACCATTAGCCGACGCTTCTATTGAGTTACAAAAAGGAGACGATAAAGTCAACTTTGTTCCAGACCGTTTTGAGAAAACCTATTTAAACTGGATGGAGAATATTCGCGACTGGTGTATTTCTAGACAGCTTTGGTGGGGCCATCGTATTCCAGCTTGGTACCATAAAGAAACAGGTGAATTATATGTAGGTCGTGATGAACCAGCTGATCCTGAAAACTGGGTACAGGATGAGGATGTTTTAGATACTTGGTTCTCCTCTGCATTATGGCCTTTCTCTACAATGGGCTGGCCAGATGAAAACAATAAGGATTACAACCGTTATTTCCCTACGGATGTATTGGTAACAGGCTATGATATCATCTTCTTCTGGGTATCGCGTATGATTTTCCAATCGATTGAATTTACTGACCGTCGTCCATTTGAAGATGTGCTCATTCACGGGCTTGTAAGAGATGCTGATGGACGTAAGATGAGTAAATCTCTTGGTAACGGCGTAGATCCAATGGACGTAATTGATAAGTATGGTGCAGACTCCTTACGTTACTTCCTTGCTACAGGCTCTACTCCTGGTCAGGATTTGAGATTCCAATGGGAGAAAGTTGAGGCAACATGGAATTTTGCTAATAAAATTTGGAATGCTTCGCGCTTTGCGCTAATGAATATGGATGGTATTAAATATGAGGAAATAGATTTATCCGGTAAGAAATCACTTGCTGATCAGTGGATTTTGACTCGTTTAAATGAAACCATTGAGCATGTAACGCGTAACGTTGATAAATACGAATTCGGAGAAGCTGGACGTCATTTATACAACTTCATTTGGGATGAATTCTGTGATTGGTATATTGAAATGGCGAAGTTACCGTTATATGGAGAAGATGAGGCAGAGAAGAAGACAACGCGTTCTATCTTGGCTTATGTATTGGATCAGACGATGCGAATGCTTCATCCTTTCATGCCATTTATTACAGAAGAGATTTGGCAAGCTCTACCTACTAAAGGTGAATCCATTACAGTTGCAAAATGGCCGGAAGTGCGTAATGGTCTTCATAATGAACAGGCATCAGAAGAAATGAAGCGACTTGTTGATATTATTCGATCTGTACGCAACATTCGTGCTGAAGTGGATACACCAATGTCTAAACAAATCCAACTGATGATTAAAGCAAAAGATGAAGAAGTGGCTAAGCAGTTAAATAACAATCGTCATTATTTAGAGCGCTTCTGTAATCCAAGCGAGCTTATCATTAATCCAAATCTTCAGGCACCAGAAAAGGCTATGTCGTCTGTCATAACAGGCGCTGAACTTTACCTTCCACTTGAAGGATTGATTGATATTCAAGAAGAAGTAGCTCGCCTTGAAAAAGAATGGAAAAAATGGGACGACGAAGTGAAACTTGTTCAAAAGAAGCTTTCCAATGATAAATTTGTTAATAAAGCTCCAGAGCACATTGTGCAAGCTGAGCGAGATAAAGAACAAGATTATTTAGATAAGCGTGACAAAGTAGAAACGCGTATCAACGAATTAAAATCTTAAATAGGTAAAGGGACAAAGACGGACCTGAAATCGGGTTCGTCTTTGTTCCAATTATAAAAATATAGGTAGAACTAAAGAACAAGAGCATTTCAGCGTAAAATGTCTTGGATTAACAATGTACGTTTAAGAAAGAAGAAACGAGGAAAACGAAATGGATTATCAAGAGGCAATTGAATGGATTCATAATCGACATAAATTTGGGATAAAGCCGGGTTTGCAACGAATGGAATGGTTGATGGATCATCTCGGGAACCCCGAACAGCGTCTTCATGCTATTCATGTAGCAGGAACGAATGGAAAAGGGTCAACTATTTCATTTATCCGAAATATTTTGCAGGCACATGGCTATCAGGTTGGAACGTTTACTTCTCCCTATGTTGTCACCTTTAATGAGCGAATCAGCATAAATGGTGAACCACTAGCTGATGAGGAATGGTCAAAGCTTGTGGAAAAAATTAAACCACTTGCTGAAGAGTTAGAGAATTCGCCATTAGGCGGGCCTACAGAGTTTGAGATAATTACTGCCTTGGCTATTTTGTACTTTGCCGAACATCCTATGGATTTTGTCCTTATGGAAACAGGCTTAGGAGGCCGATTGGATTCAACTAATGTTATCTCACCAATTCTTTCTATAATAACAAGTATCGGAAAAGATCATACCGCTCTTCTAGGGGACACTTTTGAAGAAATTGCTTCAGAAAAAGCAGGGATAATCAAACCTAGTGTTCCCGCTATAACAGGGGTTGAGAAGATAGACGCACTAGAAGTAATCAAAAAGAAAGCAATTTCTCAGGATGCAGCGTTGGATAGTTTAGGTGAACAATTTCAGATTATAGCTGAAAACACTACACAAAATGGTGAACTATTCACGTTCAAGAACCAATTTGTACAATGGGACAAGCTTCTGATTCATATGAAGGGAAGGCATCAGATGAAGAATGCCGCACTTGCTATTCAAGCTGTGACACGATGTCTTGATTATGTAAGGGAAGAAAAGGTTCGTGAGGGAATCATAACAACGAGTTGGGTGGGTCGATTCGAACAAGTTTTTGATCAACCCACCATCATTCTTGATGGTGCTCATAATGAAGAAGGTATTCAAGCTATGACACAGACTGTTCGTGATCATTATCAAGATAGGGAGAAGCATCTGTTATTCGCGGCTCTGCATGATAAACCACTTGATAAAATGATACCCTTGTTCACAGGCACGTTTGATACGGTCACCTTTACTACGTTTGAATTCCCTAGAGCATCTGATGCAGAAGAACTATATAATTTATCTCATCATCACAATAAAAGCAAAACAGACGACTGGAAAATCTTCATTGAGAACAGGATGAAAACATTATCAAATGAGGATGTTTTGGTGATATCAGGTTCATTGTACTTTATATCAGAAGTGCGAAAATTTTTTGAAAATATAGGTTAATTGTGCTACTATGTTAGTGATATTTGTTTACAAAATTTGCATGATATTTTTAAGACGAAATAACGGTGATAGGTATTTCAAACTTGATAGGATAGAGATTTACTTGGTTGGGAGATGCATGACATGCTAACGAAGCAAAAAAAGGTGGCCCTCTGGGTAATATGGGTTTTATTATGGCCCAGCATATTTGTATTGATTTATCAGCTTCAACCCCCAACATTCCAAGGTCACGAAATTGATCTCCTTTCCTTTGCTTTGTTAATGGGAATTGTGGCGTTATTTCCAATTATAGTGAATGGTACTCCTATATTTTTCATTCATGGAATTGGTTTAACTGTTTTTATTTATTTTGGTTTGTTTGTGGAAATCATGCTAACTCAAATGGCTTATATCATTTTATTCGCTAAATTGAGGTTACCTAAAAATGATTTATATAAGATTCCATTAAACTTTCTAATGTTTATGTTTGTTTCCATCGGGGCAGCTGGTGTGTATTATTTATTTGGTGGCAGACATGGGGCACTAGAAATTAGTTCACCTATGGATATTATTCCTATTTTAGCTTATTCCCTTGCAATCATTCTTATCAACCAGCTACTTCTCAATCTGATTCGCACCTTTATTGTGGGCTTACCTTCAAAGTTCTTTAATCGCAGTTTGCTATGGGAAGGTGTTAGTAACCTCATTATTCTACCTGTAGCACTCGTGCTTTATATTCTATATGTAGAAATTGGACTAGGGGCTATTTATTATGTTGGTGTTCCATTTGTCAGCTTATCGATTATACTTATGCTTTTTTATAGAAGTCGTCGCATCAATGACTATTTACAACGCACAAGTGACATAGGTCATGAGCTAACGGAAAAATTAGAGGTTAGTGAAGTACTAGATCGGTTTGTAGAGAACATCTCTACTCTCTTGGATGTGAATTATGCTTATATTTATGATGTAGATGAAAGTAAGGATTGGTTAACACTAATCCGTTTTTATGATGCAACGGAAGAGCGCGATTTTCCAACTGATGACCTACATAAATTCGAAGGCATTAGTGGGAAAGTATGGGGAAATGCGCAAGGTATTTATTATCATTCTCGCAAACAATGGGAAGAAGGCAATACCAAGTTTATGCCTGAAGAAGTTGAAAGTGTTATTTCAATCCCAATATTGCGCCATAATCAGGTCGTCGGCGTTCTAACGCTAACATCGAAAAAGAAGCGAGCGTACGAGAAATATCAATATATGATTGTAGATATACTAACAAATTACTTAGCTGTAGCTATAGAAAATGCTCGAAATTATGAGGAAACCAAACGGCAAAGTGAAATATGCCCTCTCACAAATCTATATAACTATCGATACTTTGAAAAACACTTGCAAGCATATTTTAGTCAATTACAAAAGAATGGCGTCCCTGAAAGAATAGCTCTTATTTTACTAGATTTAGATCATTTCAAAGAAATTAATGATCAATACGGACACGAAAGTGGAAATGAAGCACTTTGCGAGCTTGCTGATCGTTTAAGGAATATTATTTCCGACAAGGGAACGGTTGCGAGGTATGGTGGAGAAGAATTTGTTATATTACTACCAAATGTTAACCAGGAACATGCTCTCCACATCGCAGAGCACGTGCGACGAAAAATAGCCAATACTCCTTTCACCTTACATGAACATATATTAGAAGAAAAGAATCCAGTGCAGGTGTATATAACCGCAAGCATTGGGATTGCAACGTATCCTGATGATTGCGAAGATCCTATGGAGCTTGTTCGTCATGCAGACCGAGCCATGTATATGGGAGCTAAGCGCCAGGGCCGAAATAAAGTTGCAAGTTACGAGAAGGTAGTGGAAACAGCAGAGTAATGACTCTGCTGTTTTTTATTGTCTAGCTACAAAAATATTGGCGTGTGTATAACTTAATAAATTAAGCGTAATACTTGTGTTTATTTTCATGTGTACGACATGGTAAATGGTTCGTAGGAACTAATGATTCGGGGGATATATGGTAATGGCTAGGTCAAATATAGCAATAAATTCTTTTAAATATACCAACTTTATTATACAATTACGATATAGTCGAACGTTGTCAAATTTCGGAGAAAAAGGAAGAGGTGAGGTTTTGGACATTCTATTTGCCCTCGTTGGGGTAGGAATTTTGTTACTTATACTGTACATAGTGCCTGTAGGATATAACAAAAAAGGAAACCTCTACTTAGTTGGAGCTGCGTTATTGATTGCTCTTACCACACATTATGCAAATGTAACATTCCAATGGTGGCAAGGAGGACTAATTTTACTTTTATTATCCTTTCTTATGACGATTCTTTTAAGTCGAAATCTCGAAAACTATAAATTAGCAACAGAAGGATCAGATCTGGAGAGCTCTTCAGAAAAAGGGGAATACGATAAACATTTTAATCATTTTGACGATGATATAGAAGAGGATTATTCTAGTGATTTGCTAGTAGAAGGGAATAGCGAAACTACATTTACTCAACCACCATCAGCCCAAACTTCTGAAGACCCCTCAAGCATGGCAACCAA is a genomic window of Pontibacillus yanchengensis containing:
- a CDS encoding bifunctional folylpolyglutamate synthase/dihydrofolate synthase, which produces MDYQEAIEWIHNRHKFGIKPGLQRMEWLMDHLGNPEQRLHAIHVAGTNGKGSTISFIRNILQAHGYQVGTFTSPYVVTFNERISINGEPLADEEWSKLVEKIKPLAEELENSPLGGPTEFEIITALAILYFAEHPMDFVLMETGLGGRLDSTNVISPILSIITSIGKDHTALLGDTFEEIASEKAGIIKPSVPAITGVEKIDALEVIKKKAISQDAALDSLGEQFQIIAENTTQNGELFTFKNQFVQWDKLLIHMKGRHQMKNAALAIQAVTRCLDYVREEKVREGIITTSWVGRFEQVFDQPTIILDGAHNEEGIQAMTQTVRDHYQDREKHLLFAALHDKPLDKMIPLFTGTFDTVTFTTFEFPRASDAEELYNLSHHHNKSKTDDWKIFIENRMKTLSNEDVLVISGSLYFISEVRKFFENIG
- a CDS encoding sensor domain-containing diguanylate cyclase, with the translated sequence MLTKQKKVALWVIWVLLWPSIFVLIYQLQPPTFQGHEIDLLSFALLMGIVALFPIIVNGTPIFFIHGIGLTVFIYFGLFVEIMLTQMAYIILFAKLRLPKNDLYKIPLNFLMFMFVSIGAAGVYYLFGGRHGALEISSPMDIIPILAYSLAIILINQLLLNLIRTFIVGLPSKFFNRSLLWEGVSNLIILPVALVLYILYVEIGLGAIYYVGVPFVSLSIILMLFYRSRRINDYLQRTSDIGHELTEKLEVSEVLDRFVENISTLLDVNYAYIYDVDESKDWLTLIRFYDATEERDFPTDDLHKFEGISGKVWGNAQGIYYHSRKQWEEGNTKFMPEEVESVISIPILRHNQVVGVLTLTSKKKRAYEKYQYMIVDILTNYLAVAIENARNYEETKRQSEICPLTNLYNYRYFEKHLQAYFSQLQKNGVPERIALILLDLDHFKEINDQYGHESGNEALCELADRLRNIISDKGTVARYGGEEFVILLPNVNQEHALHIAEHVRRKIANTPFTLHEHILEEKNPVQVYITASIGIATYPDDCEDPMELVRHADRAMYMGAKRQGRNKVASYEKVVETAE
- a CDS encoding valine--tRNA ligase → MENENKEISLPTKYDPNAIEKGRYDFWVNGKFFEAKDDENKDPFTVVIPPPNVTGRLHLGHAWDTTLQDIITRVKRMQGYDVLWLPGMDHAGIATQAKVEAKLKEQGTSRYDLGREGFLQQAWDWKEEYADFIRQQWEKLGLGLDYSRERFTLDNGLSNAVREVFVTLYEKGLIYRGEYIINWDPATQTALSDIEVIYDDVQGHFYHMKYPLVDGSDEIEIATTRPETMLGDTAVAVHPEDDRYKHLIGKKVKLPIVGREIEIVADDYVDMEFGSGAVKITPAHDPNDFEIGNRHNLERVLVMNEDGSMNENAGKYQGMDRFACRKQLVKDLQEDGVLFNIEEHMHSVGHSERSGAVVEPYLSTQWFVNMQPLADASIELQKGDDKVNFVPDRFEKTYLNWMENIRDWCISRQLWWGHRIPAWYHKETGELYVGRDEPADPENWVQDEDVLDTWFSSALWPFSTMGWPDENNKDYNRYFPTDVLVTGYDIIFFWVSRMIFQSIEFTDRRPFEDVLIHGLVRDADGRKMSKSLGNGVDPMDVIDKYGADSLRYFLATGSTPGQDLRFQWEKVEATWNFANKIWNASRFALMNMDGIKYEEIDLSGKKSLADQWILTRLNETIEHVTRNVDKYEFGEAGRHLYNFIWDEFCDWYIEMAKLPLYGEDEAEKKTTRSILAYVLDQTMRMLHPFMPFITEEIWQALPTKGESITVAKWPEVRNGLHNEQASEEMKRLVDIIRSVRNIRAEVDTPMSKQIQLMIKAKDEEVAKQLNNNRHYLERFCNPSELIINPNLQAPEKAMSSVITGAELYLPLEGLIDIQEEVARLEKEWKKWDDEVKLVQKKLSNDKFVNKAPEHIVQAERDKEQDYLDKRDKVETRINELKS